From the Kiritimatiellia bacterium genome, one window contains:
- a CDS encoding glycosyltransferase family 2 protein translates to MNMTKAERPPPRTENPRINGISVVIPCLNEEASIGRVIEMARKGIAATGLAEEIIVVDNSSTDRSVQIARAHGARVIPEKHRGYGSALRTGFRNARHELIVMGDADLTYDFSAIAALVRPILDGAADFVIGNRMKNIRPGAMPGLHRYIGNPLLSFALRAMFHSNLVHDAHCGLRAIRKDAYLKLRCVTTGMEFASEMVVRAIRCRLRIVERDIVYHPRKGRSKLHSFRDGWRHLRFMMLHSPAAMLLVPGVFFWMLGLVISLPLVFGPIIIGGRAVDIHCMLIGGVLNILSIQIITIGLLAKAYGHLSGLHHDPVIAWFYRWFTFERACVVSAAIILLGVLLTLRVVLDWISSGFGVLNQQRLLFFALVCLVNGVQVGAASFLFSIMALPRHIDRLPPETEATGITDT, encoded by the coding sequence ATGAACATGACCAAAGCGGAAAGGCCGCCCCCCAGAACTGAGAATCCGCGCATCAACGGTATTTCCGTGGTGATCCCCTGTCTCAACGAGGAGGCCTCCATTGGCCGGGTCATTGAGATGGCCCGCAAAGGTATCGCCGCAACGGGACTGGCGGAAGAGATCATCGTGGTGGACAACTCCTCCACCGACCGCTCGGTCCAGATCGCCCGCGCGCACGGCGCGCGCGTTATTCCGGAAAAGCACCGCGGTTACGGGTCGGCCCTGCGCACCGGCTTCCGGAACGCCCGCCATGAGCTGATCGTCATGGGCGACGCCGATCTCACTTACGACTTTAGCGCCATTGCCGCGCTGGTCCGGCCGATCCTGGACGGCGCGGCCGATTTTGTCATCGGCAATCGCATGAAAAACATCCGGCCCGGCGCCATGCCCGGACTGCACCGCTATATCGGCAATCCGCTCCTGTCCTTCGCGCTGCGCGCCATGTTTCACAGCAATCTTGTCCATGACGCCCATTGCGGGCTGCGCGCCATCCGGAAAGACGCCTATCTGAAGCTGCGCTGTGTTACAACCGGCATGGAATTTGCCAGCGAAATGGTGGTGCGCGCCATCCGCTGCCGGTTGCGGATCGTTGAGCGCGATATTGTCTATCATCCGCGGAAAGGCCGGTCAAAACTGCATTCTTTTCGCGACGGCTGGCGCCATCTGCGTTTCATGATGCTGCACAGTCCCGCCGCCATGCTGCTTGTGCCGGGTGTTTTTTTCTGGATGCTGGGCCTTGTGATTTCATTGCCGCTGGTCTTCGGCCCGATCATCATCGGCGGCCGCGCCGTGGATATCCATTGCATGCTGATCGGCGGCGTGCTTAATATCCTGAGCATTCAAATCATCACCATCGGTCTTCTGGCCAAGGCTTACGGCCACCTTTCGGGTCTGCACCATGACCCGGTGATTGCCTGGTTTTACCGCTGGTTCACCTTTGAAAGGGCATGCGTGGTTTCCGCGGCGATAATTCTTCTCGGCGTATTGCTGACCCTGCGGGTGGTTCTGGACTGGATTTCCTCAGGTTTTGGCGTTCTCAACCAGCAGCGCTTGCTTTTTTTCGCGCTGGTCTGCCTGGTGAACGGCGTCCAGGTCGGGGCGGCCTCTTTTCTGTTCAGCATTATGGCCCTGCCGCGCCATATTGACCGCCTGCCGCCGGAAACTGAAGCCACCGGCATTACGGACACTTGA
- the tatC gene encoding twin-arginine translocase subunit TatC codes for MPQEKQNIERVFERDEPKPFLQHLEELRRTILWSLAVLILAMLVALPFAPVIFRLLCAPLAKITAHPEIFLRSLEITGAFAIVLRLLFWGGLILSAPVILFLIGGFVFPGLTASERKTVRLAGVFAFFLFMLGVALGYFLTLPIALKVFFALHGWLGIQAEWTATSYTTFCMQLLLLFGLAFELPVAIMVLGYFNVVSSSFLRSKRRHAVVVILILAMILTPGPDVFSQLIMALPMFLLYEISVWIVRLFERRAAQGAESA; via the coding sequence ATGCCGCAGGAAAAACAGAACATTGAACGTGTTTTTGAACGGGACGAACCGAAACCCTTCCTGCAGCATCTTGAGGAACTGCGCCGCACAATCCTCTGGTCGCTCGCGGTGTTGATTCTCGCCATGCTCGTTGCCCTGCCGTTCGCTCCGGTCATTTTCAGGCTTTTGTGCGCGCCCCTCGCAAAAATAACGGCGCATCCGGAAATATTCCTGCGTTCGCTGGAGATCACCGGCGCTTTTGCCATAGTATTGCGCTTGCTTTTCTGGGGCGGCTTGATTTTAAGCGCACCGGTCATTCTCTTCCTGATCGGGGGATTCGTTTTCCCGGGTCTTACCGCTTCGGAGCGGAAAACAGTCCGTTTGGCGGGTGTTTTCGCCTTTTTCCTGTTCATGCTCGGCGTGGCGCTCGGCTATTTTCTCACCCTGCCGATCGCCTTGAAAGTGTTTTTTGCCCTGCACGGCTGGCTCGGCATTCAGGCCGAATGGACGGCCACCAGCTACACGACGTTTTGCATGCAACTGCTCCTGCTTTTTGGGCTTGCCTTTGAACTGCCGGTGGCGATCATGGTGCTGGGGTATTTCAACGTGGTGTCTTCGTCATTCCTGCGGTCAAAACGCCGGCATGCGGTCGTGGTCATCCTGATTCTGGCGATGATATTAACGCCCGGTCCGGACGTGTTTTCACAGCTTATTATGGCGCTTCCAATGTTTCTGCTCTATGAAATCTCGGTCTGGATTGTCCGGCTCTTTGAGCGGCGCGCGGCGCAAGGCGCGGAATCGGCATAA
- a CDS encoding homocysteine S-methyltransferase family protein, with translation MKRITEKIAEGKILVSDGAWGTMLQQKGLLPGECPELWCLTHRADVLAIARDYVAAGAALVKTNSFGGNSFKLDFFGLGGRTAEINEAAAAISREAAGRDRHVIASMGPTGKMLLMGDVAEEEMLNSFREQAAALEKGGADAACIETMSDISEACLAIRAVKENTALEIICTFTFEKTAQGEYRTMMGVSPAEMAAACLKAGANIIGANCGNGFEQMPPIVSEIRKAAPNAPILVHANAGLPVNSGGTIVFPDSPEMTAKHVPAIVAAGAGIIGGCCGTTPDHIRAIAKAVQVIKPAGGETAQKSSR, from the coding sequence ATGAAAAGAATAACGGAAAAAATCGCTGAGGGAAAAATTCTTGTCTCCGACGGCGCCTGGGGCACAATGCTCCAGCAGAAAGGACTGTTACCCGGCGAATGCCCCGAATTATGGTGTCTGACCCATCGCGCCGACGTGCTGGCTATCGCCCGCGATTATGTCGCCGCCGGCGCCGCTCTCGTTAAAACCAACAGTTTCGGCGGCAATTCCTTCAAGCTGGATTTTTTCGGCTTGGGAGGCAGGACTGCCGAGATCAACGAAGCGGCCGCGGCCATTTCGCGCGAAGCCGCCGGCCGGGACAGGCACGTCATCGCTTCCATGGGCCCCACCGGCAAAATGCTCCTCATGGGCGATGTTGCCGAAGAGGAAATGCTGAACTCCTTCCGCGAACAGGCCGCGGCGCTGGAAAAAGGCGGGGCGGACGCCGCCTGCATTGAGACCATGTCGGATATCTCCGAAGCCTGCCTGGCGATCCGGGCGGTCAAGGAAAATACCGCGCTGGAAATCATCTGCACTTTTACTTTTGAAAAAACCGCGCAAGGTGAATACCGCACAATGATGGGCGTGTCGCCCGCGGAAATGGCCGCGGCCTGCTTGAAAGCCGGCGCGAACATCATCGGCGCGAACTGCGGGAACGGCTTTGAGCAGATGCCGCCCATCGTAAGCGAGATCAGGAAAGCCGCGCCGAACGCCCCGATCCTTGTCCATGCCAACGCCGGCCTTCCGGTCAACAGCGGCGGAACAATTGTTTTTCCGGACAGCCCTGAAATGACCGCCAAACATGTGCCGGCCATTGTCGCGGCCGGGGCCGGCATTATCGGCGGCTGTTGCGGCACCACGCCGGATCACATCAGGGCCATTGCCAAGGCGGTGCAGGTTATCAAGCCGGCCGGAGGCGAAACCGCGCAAAAATCCAGTCGTTGA
- a CDS encoding trypsin-like peptidase domain-containing protein, with protein MFIINVLCLFPAIGCAAPDFKSSIVKIYVTVQSEDYGTPWQPGALRSGSGSGLIIRKKRILTNAHVVSDTRFIEVQREGDPRKYQAAVLFAGHDCDLAVLSVPDESFFKDTRPLPLGTELPGLNNEVIVLGYPMGGERISLTKGVVSRIDYIPYSHSRVDWHLAMQVDAAINPGNSGGPVLYRDRVVGVAFQGIPGGQNLGYAIPLPVIRHFLDDIEDGVYDGYPELGVMTMETRNPALRRNLKLEQKNGGTVINMTDPFASAFGLLQTGDVIMTVDGYPLADDGTAVIDNQTMQYAELIERKQCGQPVELGILRNGEPKSVTVPLLKSIDPFAYRYEYDRLPEYFICGGLVFAPLSLNWLSQNGRRLNQPDTQHLLYYSQFAKTDGLYSNRVQFVILADRLPHPVNTYDQGFLYKTVAAINGKPIGQMRDLSSAFRAPSGRGGAEGGSARHVICFNETPDALILDAAKAQKADEEILRSYNVPAPCYLRKATAP; from the coding sequence ATGTTCATAATAAACGTTCTTTGCCTTTTCCCGGCAATCGGTTGCGCCGCTCCGGACTTCAAGTCGTCAATCGTAAAAATATACGTTACCGTCCAATCCGAGGATTACGGGACGCCCTGGCAGCCGGGCGCGCTCCGCTCGGGAAGCGGATCGGGCTTGATTATCAGAAAGAAAAGAATCCTGACCAACGCCCACGTCGTCTCCGACACGCGCTTTATCGAAGTCCAGCGCGAAGGCGATCCGCGCAAATACCAGGCCGCGGTCCTGTTCGCGGGCCACGACTGCGACCTGGCCGTTTTGAGCGTGCCCGACGAATCGTTTTTCAAGGACACGCGCCCCCTGCCGCTCGGCACGGAACTGCCGGGCCTGAACAACGAGGTAATCGTCCTCGGCTACCCCATGGGCGGAGAGCGCATCTCGCTCACCAAGGGCGTGGTCTCGCGCATTGATTACATCCCCTACTCCCACAGCCGGGTGGACTGGCACCTTGCCATGCAGGTGGATGCGGCCATCAACCCCGGCAACAGCGGCGGCCCGGTGCTTTACCGCGACCGGGTGGTCGGCGTCGCTTTTCAGGGCATACCCGGCGGCCAAAACCTCGGCTATGCAATCCCCCTGCCGGTCATCCGGCATTTCCTGGATGATATTGAAGACGGCGTCTATGACGGTTATCCGGAGCTCGGCGTCATGACCATGGAAACCCGGAACCCCGCCTTGCGCCGCAACCTGAAACTGGAGCAAAAAAACGGCGGAACAGTAATCAATATGACCGACCCTTTCGCCAGCGCCTTCGGCCTCCTCCAAACCGGCGACGTCATCATGACGGTTGACGGATATCCACTCGCCGACGACGGCACCGCCGTCATTGACAACCAGACCATGCAATACGCCGAACTGATTGAACGCAAGCAATGCGGCCAGCCCGTGGAACTGGGAATATTGCGTAATGGCGAACCTAAGTCCGTAACCGTGCCGCTCCTGAAAAGCATTGATCCATTCGCTTACCGTTATGAGTATGACCGGCTCCCCGAATATTTCATTTGCGGCGGGCTGGTCTTCGCTCCGCTCTCGCTTAACTGGCTCTCCCAGAACGGCCGGCGGCTAAATCAACCCGATACGCAGCACCTGCTCTATTATTCGCAATTTGCCAAAACCGACGGGCTTTATTCAAACCGTGTGCAGTTCGTGATCCTTGCCGACCGGCTGCCCCACCCGGTCAACACCTATGACCAAGGATTTCTTTACAAGACCGTTGCCGCGATCAATGGAAAACCAATCGGGCAAATGCGCGATCTCTCTTCCGCCTTCCGCGCGCCCTCCGGCCGCGGCGGCGCAGAGGGCGGAAGCGCCAGGCACGTGATCTGTTTTAATGAAACGCCCGACGCGCTGATCCTGGACGCGGCAAAAGCGCAAAAAGCGGATGAAGAAATTTTGCGCAGTTACAACGTTCCGGCCCCCTGTTATCTGCGGAAGGCAACCGCGCCGTGA